The nucleotide sequence GCCGAATACGCAGCCGATCCATTTCGTCAATGGCGACGAGCCGCCGATGCTGTTGCTGCACGGCGGAGCGGACACCACGGTGTTGCCGAAAAACACGACGAATATGGCCGCCCGAGTCAAGCAAGCGGGCGGATCGGCCGAAGTAAAAATTTATCCGGGTGTGAACCACGTGATGCTGATCGCGCCCCTTGCATCGGTGCTTCGCTTCAAGGGTGACGAGCTCGATCGCATCGCGGATTTCGTCAATCTTCATGCCGCGGACAGGCCCTGTTCAGCTTGACTGGGTAGACTCCTGCGCTCGCGAACAGCCGAGGGGCCGGATATGCGCCGAAAGGTATGCGCCGCTGCCTGTGCGGGCTTGCTGCTGCTGACGAGTTGTGGCGCGGCCAGTGCAGAATCCGTTGAGTGGAAAACGTTGAGCGTGGCGGCATCGGCCTACAACTCGGTGCCCTCCCAGACCACCCGTCACGACCCGTCGGTCGCGGCGTGGGGTGATGTGCTCAAGCCGGGGATGCACGCGATCGCGGTCTCGCGTGATCTGATCAAGAAAGGTCTCACCCATGGCACCAAGGTGAAAATCCAGGGGCTGCCGGGCATCTACGTCGTGCGCGACAAGATGGCTGCGCGCTGGACCAACAAGATCGATATCTACATGGGGCACAACGTCTCCAAGGCGCGCAACTGGGGTGTTCAGCACGATATTCACATTCTCTACGCCGAGAACGACAACAGCTGACTCGGCCCGGTTGTGTCGGCGTCGCGAGCGCCGGCTCGGGTGCGGCATTACCCGTGATCGCGCCAGTTAAGTTAATCTGCGCTCTCCGATGACAAGACAAACCAAGGAGAGGTCATGGCCGGCCAGCTGGTACTCCTGCGCCACGGACAGAGTCAGTGGAATCTGGAAAATCGCTTCACCGGATGGGTCGATGTCGACCTGACCGAGACGGGGCGCGACGAGGCAAGGCGGGCGGGCAGGCTGCTGGCGGACGAAAACATCCGCTTCGACATCGCCTTCACCTCCGTGCTGACCCGTGCGATCAAGACGCTGTGGATCGCCCTCAGCGAAATGGAACAGCCCTGGTTGGACGTCGAGCGCCACTGGCGGCTCAATGAGCGCCATTACGGCGGCCTGCAGGGTCTGGACAAGTCGGAGACGGCTGAAAAGCACGGCGACGATCAGGTGCACATCTGGCGTCGCAGCTACGACACGCCGCCGCCCGAAATGGACGCCGACGATCCGGGACACCCGCGCAACGACCCGCGCTATGCCAGGCTCGACGCCCGCGTGCTGCCGGGTACCGAATCCCTCAAGCTGACGCTTGAGCGCGTGCTGCCGTACTGGCATGACGCCATCGCGCCGCGCCTTAAGGCCGGCGACAACGTGCTGGTCGCCGCCCACGGCAACAGCCTGCGGGCGCTGGTGAAGTATCTCGACGGCATTGCCGACGATGAGATCACCGGCTTGAACATCCCCACCGGCATCCCGCTGCGCTACCAGCTCGACGACGAGCTGAACGTCATCGAATCGGGCTATCTCGGCGATGCCGACGCGGCCGAGAAAGCCGCCAAGGCCGTGGCCGATCAGGCCAAGGGCAAGTAGCCCTGGATCGTGTGACAGGACGTAAATCGTCCGCAAATGAACGCGAATTAACGCAAATAAACGACGGCTAGAACGCGCATCACTAGCCGTGCCATTGCGGCCGGGATCATTGGCTTTGCCGTCTGTACTATTTGCGGACGGTGATTTCCGGCGGTCGGTCGGATTAGCGCGCAGCGCGCAATCCGACGTTCAGTCCGCAGGTTCTGAGGCTCGGCTGTCGGATTACGGTGCAAGCACCTAATTCGACTTACGTAACTTTGGCCGATTAGGTCAAGGGAAGGGGAAAGTAGCCACAGGCTGCACGGAAAGACGTAAATCGTCCGCCAATGAACGCGAATGGACGCAAATAAATGGCG is from Salinisphaera sp. LB1 and encodes:
- a CDS encoding 3D domain-containing protein; translation: MRRKVCAAACAGLLLLTSCGAASAESVEWKTLSVAASAYNSVPSQTTRHDPSVAAWGDVLKPGMHAIAVSRDLIKKGLTHGTKVKIQGLPGIYVVRDKMAARWTNKIDIYMGHNVSKARNWGVQHDIHILYAENDNS
- the gpmA gene encoding 2,3-diphosphoglycerate-dependent phosphoglycerate mutase: MAGQLVLLRHGQSQWNLENRFTGWVDVDLTETGRDEARRAGRLLADENIRFDIAFTSVLTRAIKTLWIALSEMEQPWLDVERHWRLNERHYGGLQGLDKSETAEKHGDDQVHIWRRSYDTPPPEMDADDPGHPRNDPRYARLDARVLPGTESLKLTLERVLPYWHDAIAPRLKAGDNVLVAAHGNSLRALVKYLDGIADDEITGLNIPTGIPLRYQLDDELNVIESGYLGDADAAEKAAKAVADQAKGK